In a genomic window of Saccharothrix sp. HUAS TT1:
- a CDS encoding C40 family peptidase — MLKIGIVVAAVVAVVAVTVTNGVSTVINENTPSEEAAGIRMASCNASIGPWGGGGEEKGRAEADRLTEEQRTTVANIISIGRKRELPPLAWQIAIQAGMTESGLRSLDYGDRDSLGIFQMRPSMGWGTPEQVTDPEYAINKFYDVLLKLPDWEERRPGDSAQNVERSAFPDRYHNWEAMAAFLIAQEGDVSDPAGCGESVGDFLLASNAAATAIDFTKEQLGEPYLWGGNGPDAWDCSGILVKAFAAAGVKIPRVANDQYMSGGAYLPVREAKAGDLIFWATNPGNPVTVHHVAMYLGGDEYIHAPQTGDVVKISKINWDYYELMPLAVRPGV; from the coding sequence ATGCTGAAGATCGGAATCGTGGTCGCCGCGGTGGTGGCGGTGGTCGCCGTGACCGTGACCAACGGCGTCTCCACCGTGATCAACGAGAACACCCCCTCCGAGGAGGCCGCCGGCATCCGGATGGCCAGCTGCAACGCCTCGATCGGCCCGTGGGGCGGTGGCGGCGAGGAGAAGGGCCGCGCGGAGGCGGACCGGCTCACCGAGGAGCAGCGCACCACCGTCGCCAACATCATCTCCATCGGCCGCAAGCGCGAGCTGCCGCCGCTGGCCTGGCAGATCGCCATCCAGGCGGGCATGACGGAGTCCGGGCTGCGCAGCCTCGACTACGGCGACCGCGACTCGCTGGGCATCTTCCAGATGCGCCCCTCGATGGGCTGGGGCACGCCGGAGCAGGTGACCGACCCCGAGTACGCGATCAACAAGTTCTACGACGTGCTGCTCAAGCTGCCGGACTGGGAGGAGCGGCGGCCCGGCGACTCGGCGCAGAACGTCGAGCGCTCGGCGTTCCCGGACCGGTACCACAACTGGGAGGCCATGGCCGCGTTCCTGATCGCCCAGGAGGGCGACGTCAGCGACCCGGCCGGGTGCGGCGAGAGCGTCGGCGACTTCCTGCTCGCGTCGAACGCGGCGGCCACCGCGATCGACTTCACGAAGGAGCAGCTGGGCGAGCCGTACCTGTGGGGCGGCAACGGCCCGGACGCGTGGGACTGCTCGGGCATCCTGGTCAAGGCGTTCGCCGCGGCCGGGGTGAAGATCCCGCGGGTGGCGAACGACCAGTACATGTCCGGCGGGGCCTACCTGCCCGTGCGGGAGGCCAAGGCCGGTGACCTGATCTTCTGGGCGACCAACCCGGGCAACCCGGTCACCGTGCACCACGTCGCCATGTACCTGGGTGGCGACGAGTACATCCACGCGCCGCAGACCGGTGACGTGGTGAAGATCAGCAAGATCAACTGGGACTACTACGAGTTGATGCCGCTGGCCGTCCGGCCGGGCGTGTAG
- the npdG gene encoding NADPH-dependent F420 reductase gives MTDIRALTVGVLGGTGAQGRGLALRWAKAGLEVVIGSRSAERAEAAAEEVRAQTGVGHVSGADNEGCARRADVVLIAVPWDGHAETVAALREPLAGKVVIDCVNPLGFDKQGPFALPVEEGSAAQQAAALLPDSRVTAAFHHVSAVNLADLSVERVDNDVLVLGDDREATDLVRALAEVVPGFRGVYGGRLRNAHQVEAFTANIIAINRRYKAHAGLKITDI, from the coding sequence GTGACTGATATTCGTGCGCTCACCGTCGGCGTGCTGGGTGGCACCGGCGCGCAGGGCAGGGGCCTGGCGCTGCGGTGGGCCAAGGCCGGCCTGGAGGTCGTCATCGGGTCGCGCAGCGCCGAGCGCGCCGAGGCCGCCGCCGAGGAGGTGCGCGCGCAGACCGGCGTCGGTCACGTCAGCGGCGCGGACAACGAGGGCTGCGCCCGGCGGGCCGACGTGGTGCTGATCGCCGTGCCGTGGGACGGGCACGCGGAGACCGTGGCGGCGTTGCGCGAACCGCTCGCCGGCAAGGTCGTGATCGACTGCGTGAACCCGCTCGGCTTCGACAAGCAGGGGCCGTTCGCCCTGCCCGTCGAGGAGGGCAGCGCCGCCCAGCAGGCCGCCGCGCTGCTGCCGGACTCCCGGGTCACGGCCGCGTTCCACCACGTCTCCGCGGTCAACCTGGCCGACCTGTCCGTCGAGCGGGTCGACAACGACGTGCTGGTGCTCGGTGACGACCGCGAGGCCACCGACCTGGTCCGCGCGCTGGCCGAGGTCGTGCCCGGCTTCCGCGGCGTCTACGGCGGCCGGCTGCGCAACGCCCACCAGGTGGAGGCGTTCACCGCGAACATCATCGCGATCAACCGCCGGTACAAGGCGCACGCCGGCCTGAAGATCACCGACAT
- a CDS encoding RNB domain-containing ribonuclease, producing the protein MVIRTGRADLDFGGIRTEFGLPEDFPAAALAEARAAVSRDVDPADREDATALPLVTIDPPGAKDLDQALLVQRVGSGFRVHYAIADLGAFVVPDGALDAEVRRRGQTLYLPDGNVPLHPPVLSEGAASLLPEQTRPSVLWTFECGPDGEPVDVRVRRAVVRSTARFDYEGVQAQFDAGTPHPSVEALPDFGRLRRERAVERGAVELQLPEQEIVPNGDGDWKLAVRPRADVDAWNAEISLLTGMSAAKIMLDAKVGVLRTLPDADDGAVDALRRSAHALGVPWPDGVTPAKLLAGLDPSRPEALALFVDATRLLRGAGYTAFNGEVPAISTHAGLGAAYAHVTAPLRRLVDRFATEVCLAVTAGEEVPEWLAKALPQLPGLMGGSDALAGKVDRACLDQVEAWVLADRVGRHFEAVVLRSDANGADVFVAQPPVMGRCTGEDLPEGERIGVRLVEADPERRKVVFERA; encoded by the coding sequence ATGGTGATCCGCACCGGCCGAGCGGACCTGGACTTCGGCGGCATCCGCACCGAGTTCGGCCTGCCCGAGGACTTCCCGGCCGCCGCCCTGGCCGAGGCGCGGGCGGCGGTGTCGCGCGACGTCGACCCGGCCGACCGCGAGGACGCGACCGCGCTGCCGCTGGTGACGATCGACCCGCCCGGCGCGAAGGACCTGGACCAGGCGCTGCTGGTGCAGCGGGTCGGGTCCGGCTTCCGCGTGCACTACGCCATCGCCGACCTGGGCGCGTTCGTCGTGCCGGACGGCGCGCTGGACGCCGAGGTGCGCCGGCGCGGCCAGACGCTGTACCTGCCCGACGGCAACGTGCCGCTGCACCCGCCGGTGCTGTCGGAGGGCGCGGCGAGCCTGCTGCCCGAGCAGACCCGGCCCTCGGTGCTGTGGACGTTCGAGTGCGGCCCGGACGGCGAACCGGTCGACGTGCGGGTGCGCCGGGCGGTGGTGCGCTCGACCGCGCGGTTCGACTACGAGGGCGTGCAGGCGCAGTTCGACGCGGGCACGCCGCACCCGTCGGTCGAGGCCCTGCCGGACTTCGGCCGGTTGCGCCGGGAGCGCGCGGTCGAGCGCGGCGCGGTCGAGCTGCAGCTGCCGGAGCAGGAGATCGTGCCGAACGGCGACGGCGACTGGAAGCTCGCCGTGCGGCCGCGCGCCGACGTGGACGCCTGGAACGCCGAGATCTCCCTGCTGACCGGCATGTCGGCGGCGAAGATCATGCTGGACGCGAAGGTCGGCGTGCTGCGCACGCTGCCGGACGCGGATGACGGCGCGGTGGACGCGTTGCGGCGGTCCGCGCACGCGCTCGGCGTGCCCTGGCCGGACGGCGTGACGCCGGCGAAGCTGCTCGCGGGCCTGGACCCGAGCCGGCCGGAGGCGCTGGCGCTGTTCGTCGACGCGACCCGCCTGCTGCGCGGCGCGGGCTACACGGCGTTCAACGGCGAGGTGCCCGCGATCTCCACGCACGCCGGCCTGGGCGCCGCGTACGCGCACGTCACCGCGCCGCTGCGCCGGCTGGTGGACCGCTTCGCCACCGAGGTGTGCCTGGCCGTGACCGCCGGGGAGGAGGTGCCGGAGTGGCTGGCCAAGGCGCTTCCCCAGCTGCCGGGCCTGATGGGCGGGTCGGACGCGCTGGCGGGCAAGGTGGACCGGGCGTGCCTGGACCAGGTCGAGGCGTGGGTGCTGGCCGACCGGGTCGGCCGGCACTTCGAGGCGGTCGTGCTGCGGTCCGACGCGAACGGCGCGGACGTGTTCGTCGCCCAACCGCCGGTGATGGGCCGCTGCACGGGTGAGGACCTGCCCGAGGGGGAGCGGATCGGGGTGCGCCTGGTCGAAGCCGACCCCGAGCGCCGCAAGGTCGTCTTCGAACGGGCCTGA
- a CDS encoding ATP-binding protein: protein MAQHAAAARDDRKVYSKRGRRLPGEQAVPSYTPSIAARSIDGHLLRTGQEVYAWYRLAPQRWSFRSDSQRQDLIAAIAGQYAELQGRWMHLRVTTRPYPIRMWAEAHVHNAVRRLPDAPGTLSFDDYMVGEQQQLMGRSMAEKEVYLGVQVQTRNMMDRAVERAAPVLRKVFPDAVDAELVAIESEIDHLDQVIGSAGLEGRPATAEEMSWLMHRSCSLGLPAPRNLPAVPGAPWEPEDLASFTDAADFHQEPYSPTVTVRGRTGSNAGVKRHVAVLTVGLMHGLQIPEVDDPWVQRSDRLPAAVEWSARIYVRRPEEVSGELQRQMSKVRSQVRHYTDEHELDPPQSLARQASRVLEIDDEMTSGFTALGTRVRSWWRLAVSGPTEREALRLAQGLLDLYKPKVAIEHPEAQYAIAREFIPGEPLSSSAYLRRGSVLWAASAVPTATAEVGDRRGILLGETVTATRRPVAWDPWMAQELRDSSGLTAMVAGLGAGKSFLGGGIVYKTLRSGAHWTLLDPSGPLAALCELPELKPYARPINLLNAQAGILNPYRVVAEPQLDHFMDEEDPERAWRRERALAAATRRRLVLDVLSGLLPFEVARLPQTRIVLLRAVRTVGGRPDAHPGMVFEALRRDASEHHEHAVVVADFLDEMRERMSLLIPEQDADPYNEARDDRLTVLTMAGLNLPKDGVGREHWTDAEALGVEMLNLAAWLTQRSIYERPKDLRKGVWIDEAFFLSEVPTGRVLMNRFARDSRKWNVRVLLSSQIPADFLKIQGFVALLDSVFVGRLDDDDAQADALRLLKVPVGAGYEQVVASLGRRPGVVQNNVERDRAPRQFIFGDGAGGVERIRIDFSGPHLEHLRNALDTTPDAMRDGGESAEVEVSSPPQDPFAYAEQYTDEYDDELAADLEVGLADELVDSAHGEGGNRRPGREGAA, encoded by the coding sequence GTGGCCCAGCACGCCGCCGCGGCGCGCGACGACCGCAAGGTCTACAGCAAGCGCGGTCGGCGCCTGCCGGGCGAGCAGGCCGTGCCGAGCTACACACCGTCGATCGCCGCCCGCAGCATCGACGGCCACCTGCTGCGCACCGGCCAGGAGGTCTACGCCTGGTACCGGCTCGCGCCGCAGCGCTGGTCGTTCCGGTCGGACTCGCAGCGCCAGGACCTGATCGCCGCCATCGCGGGCCAGTACGCCGAGCTGCAGGGCCGCTGGATGCACCTGCGCGTGACGACCCGCCCGTACCCGATCCGGATGTGGGCCGAGGCGCACGTGCACAACGCCGTGCGCCGGCTGCCGGACGCGCCCGGCACGCTGAGCTTCGACGACTACATGGTCGGCGAGCAGCAGCAGCTGATGGGCCGGTCGATGGCCGAGAAGGAGGTCTACCTCGGCGTCCAGGTGCAGACCCGCAACATGATGGACCGCGCGGTCGAGCGCGCCGCCCCCGTGCTGCGGAAGGTGTTCCCGGACGCGGTGGACGCCGAGCTGGTCGCGATCGAGTCCGAGATCGACCACCTCGACCAGGTGATCGGCTCGGCCGGCCTGGAGGGCCGCCCGGCGACGGCCGAGGAGATGTCCTGGCTGATGCACCGGTCGTGCTCGCTGGGCCTGCCCGCGCCGCGCAACCTGCCCGCCGTGCCCGGCGCGCCGTGGGAGCCGGAGGACCTGGCCAGCTTCACCGACGCGGCCGACTTCCACCAGGAGCCGTACTCGCCGACGGTCACCGTGCGCGGCCGGACCGGCTCGAACGCGGGCGTCAAGCGGCACGTCGCGGTGCTCACCGTCGGTCTGATGCACGGCCTGCAGATCCCCGAGGTGGACGACCCGTGGGTGCAGCGCTCGGACCGGCTGCCCGCCGCCGTCGAGTGGTCGGCGCGGATCTACGTCCGGCGCCCCGAAGAGGTCTCCGGCGAGCTGCAGCGGCAGATGAGCAAGGTGCGCTCGCAGGTGCGGCACTACACCGACGAGCACGAGCTGGACCCGCCGCAGTCGCTGGCCCGCCAGGCGTCCCGGGTGCTGGAGATCGACGACGAGATGACGTCGGGCTTCACCGCCCTGGGCACCAGGGTGCGCAGCTGGTGGCGGCTCGCGGTGTCCGGCCCGACCGAGCGCGAGGCGCTGCGGCTGGCCCAGGGCCTGCTCGACCTCTACAAGCCGAAGGTGGCCATCGAGCACCCCGAGGCGCAGTACGCGATCGCCCGCGAGTTCATCCCGGGCGAGCCGCTGTCGTCGTCGGCCTACCTGCGCCGCGGCTCGGTGCTGTGGGCGGCCTCGGCCGTCCCGACCGCCACCGCCGAGGTCGGCGACCGGCGCGGCATCCTGCTGGGCGAGACGGTGACCGCGACCCGCCGGCCGGTGGCGTGGGACCCGTGGATGGCGCAGGAGCTGCGCGACTCGTCCGGCCTGACCGCGATGGTCGCGGGCCTGGGCGCGGGCAAGTCGTTCCTGGGCGGCGGCATCGTCTACAAGACGTTGCGCTCCGGGGCGCACTGGACGCTGCTCGACCCGTCCGGCCCGCTGGCCGCGCTGTGCGAGCTGCCCGAGCTGAAGCCGTACGCGCGGCCGATCAACCTGCTCAACGCGCAGGCGGGCATCCTCAACCCGTACCGGGTGGTGGCCGAGCCGCAGCTGGACCACTTCATGGACGAGGAGGACCCGGAGCGGGCCTGGCGGCGGGAACGCGCGCTGGCCGCCGCCACCCGCCGTCGCCTGGTGCTCGACGTGCTGTCCGGCCTGCTGCCGTTCGAGGTGGCCAGGCTGCCGCAGACCCGGATCGTGCTGCTGCGCGCGGTCCGCACGGTCGGCGGCCGGCCCGACGCGCACCCCGGCATGGTGTTCGAGGCGCTGCGGCGGGACGCGAGCGAGCACCACGAGCACGCGGTCGTCGTCGCCGACTTCCTGGACGAGATGCGGGAGCGCATGTCGCTGCTCATCCCCGAGCAGGACGCGGACCCGTACAACGAGGCGCGGGACGACCGGCTGACCGTGCTGACCATGGCCGGGCTGAACCTGCCGAAGGACGGCGTCGGGCGCGAGCACTGGACCGACGCGGAAGCGCTCGGCGTCGAGATGCTGAACCTGGCGGCGTGGCTGACCCAGAGGTCGATCTACGAGCGGCCGAAGGACCTGCGCAAGGGCGTCTGGATCGACGAGGCGTTCTTCCTGTCCGAGGTGCCGACCGGTCGCGTGCTGATGAACCGGTTCGCCCGCGACTCCCGCAAGTGGAACGTGCGGGTGCTGCTGTCGTCGCAGATCCCGGCGGACTTCCTGAAGATCCAGGGCTTCGTCGCCCTGCTCGACTCGGTGTTCGTCGGCAGGCTGGACGACGACGACGCCCAGGCGGACGCGCTGCGCCTGCTCAAGGTCCCGGTCGGGGCCGGCTACGAGCAGGTCGTCGCGTCACTGGGCCGGCGTCCCGGCGTGGTGCAGAACAACGTCGAACGCGACCGCGCGCCGCGCCAGTTCATCTTCGGCGACGGCGCGGGCGGCGTGGAGCGCATCCGCATCGACTTCTCCGGGCCGCACCTGGAGCACCTGCGCAACGCCCTGGACACCACCCCGGACGCCATGCGCGACGGCGGGGAGTCGGCCGAGGTGGAGGTCTCGTCGCCACCCCAGGACCCGTTCGCCTACGCGGAGCAGTACACCGACGAGTACGACGACGAACTGGCCGCCGACCTGGAAGTCGGCCTGGCCGACGAACTGGTCGACTCGGCGCACGGTGAGGGAGGAAACCGCCGACCGGGCCGGGAAGGTGCGGCATGA